One genomic segment of Brassica napus cultivar Da-Ae chromosome A3, Da-Ae, whole genome shotgun sequence includes these proteins:
- the LOC106438349 gene encoding tropinone reductase homolog At2g29320 isoform X2: protein MSRYAIVEELASFGAKIHVCDISETLLNQSLSEWEKKGFQVKGSVCDVTSRSERETLIQNVSSLFDGKLNILVNNVGVLRGKPTIEYVAVDFAYHSSTNLEAAFHFCQLSYPLLKASGYGSIVFLSSIAGVVSFECGSIYGVTKGALNQLARNLACEWAKDGIRANAVAPNVVKTRQSQSYLEDVSFKEKLFCRTPLGRAGEPNEVASLVVFLCLPAASYITGQTICVDGGLTVNGFSYQSRA, encoded by the exons ATGTCTAGGTATGCCATAGTAGAGGAATTAGCTAGTTTTGGAGCTAAAATCCACGTATGTGACATATCTGAAACTCTGCTCAATCAAAGTTTAAGTGAATGGGAAAAGAAAGGGTTTCAAGTCAAAGGCTCAGTCTGTGATGTAACCTCACGCTCTGAGAGAGAAACATTGATACAAAATGTCTCCTCCCTGTTCGATGGTAAACTCAACATTCTT GTAAATAACGTGGGAGTACTTCGCGGGAAGCCAACAATAGAATATGTGGCAGTAGATTTTGCTTACCATAGCTCAACAAACTTGGAAGCTGCTTTCCATTTTTGCCAGCTTTCATATCCACTCTTAAAGGCTTCAGGTTATGGAAGCATCGTCTTCTTGTCTTCTATTGCAGGGGTTGTATCATTTGAGTGTGGATCCATTTATGGTGTAACCAAAG GAGCTCTGAACCAGCTAGCTAGAAATTTGGCATGTGAATGGGCAAAAGACGGCATAAGAGCCAATGCTGTTGCACCTAATGTTGTCAAGACTCGACAGTCTCAATct TATCTTGAGGACGTCAGTTTCAAGGAAAAATTGTTCTGTAGAACTCCACTTGGTCGTGCTGGAGAGCCAAATGAAGTTGCATCGCTAGTGGTCTTCTTGTGTCTACCTGCAGCGTCCTACATCACTGGTCAAACCATTTGTGTTGATGGAGGCCTCACAGTTAACGGTTTCTCCTATCAGTCACGGGCTTGA
- the LOC106438349 gene encoding tropinone reductase homolog At2g29320 isoform X1 encodes MDKRWSLQGMTALVTGGASGIGYAIVEELASFGAKIHVCDISETLLNQSLSEWEKKGFQVKGSVCDVTSRSERETLIQNVSSLFDGKLNILVNNVGVLRGKPTIEYVAVDFAYHSSTNLEAAFHFCQLSYPLLKASGYGSIVFLSSIAGVVSFECGSIYGVTKGALNQLARNLACEWAKDGIRANAVAPNVVKTRQSQSYLEDVSFKEKLFCRTPLGRAGEPNEVASLVVFLCLPAASYITGQTICVDGGLTVNGFSYQSRA; translated from the exons atggataAAAGATGGAGTCTTCAAGGTATGACTGCTCTTGTAACTGGTGGAGCCAGCGGAATCGG GTATGCCATAGTAGAGGAATTAGCTAGTTTTGGAGCTAAAATCCACGTATGTGACATATCTGAAACTCTGCTCAATCAAAGTTTAAGTGAATGGGAAAAGAAAGGGTTTCAAGTCAAAGGCTCAGTCTGTGATGTAACCTCACGCTCTGAGAGAGAAACATTGATACAAAATGTCTCCTCCCTGTTCGATGGTAAACTCAACATTCTT GTAAATAACGTGGGAGTACTTCGCGGGAAGCCAACAATAGAATATGTGGCAGTAGATTTTGCTTACCATAGCTCAACAAACTTGGAAGCTGCTTTCCATTTTTGCCAGCTTTCATATCCACTCTTAAAGGCTTCAGGTTATGGAAGCATCGTCTTCTTGTCTTCTATTGCAGGGGTTGTATCATTTGAGTGTGGATCCATTTATGGTGTAACCAAAG GAGCTCTGAACCAGCTAGCTAGAAATTTGGCATGTGAATGGGCAAAAGACGGCATAAGAGCCAATGCTGTTGCACCTAATGTTGTCAAGACTCGACAGTCTCAATct TATCTTGAGGACGTCAGTTTCAAGGAAAAATTGTTCTGTAGAACTCCACTTGGTCGTGCTGGAGAGCCAAATGAAGTTGCATCGCTAGTGGTCTTCTTGTGTCTACCTGCAGCGTCCTACATCACTGGTCAAACCATTTGTGTTGATGGAGGCCTCACAGTTAACGGTTTCTCCTATCAGTCACGGGCTTGA
- the LOC106438348 gene encoding tropinone reductase homolog At2g29300-like: MAFLVIANNMQKVKMDKRWNLQGMTALVTGGAGGIGHAIVDELSAFGARIHVCDISETLLSQSLSEWEKKGFQVSGSVCDVTSRPERETLIQTVSSLFDGKLNILVNNVGGLREKPTTEYGSDDFTFHISINVEAAFHFCQLSHPLLKASGFGSIVFTSSVAGVVSFSCGSLYGLAKGALNQLARNLACEWAKDGIRANAVAPNSIRTPLSQQFLDDVSFKEALFSRTPLGRIGEPNEVASLVAFLCLPAASYITGQTICVDGGLTVNGFSYQPHA; encoded by the exons atggCATTTCTAGTCATTGCAAATAACATGCAAAAGGTAAAGATGGATAAAAGGTGGAATCTTCAAGGTATGACTGCTCTTGTAACCGGTGGAGCGGGAGGAATCGG GCATGCCATCGTAGATGAATTATCTGCTTTTGGAGCTAGAATCCATGTATGCGACATATCTGAAACACTGCTCAGTCAAAGCTTAAGTGAATGGGAAAAGAAAGGGTTTCAAGTGAGTGGCTCAGTCTGTGATGTAACCTCGCGTCCCGAGAGAgaaacattaatacaaactGTCTCCTCATTGTTCGATGGCAAACTCAACATTCTT GTAAACAATGTGGGCGGACTTCGTGAAAAACCAACAACAGAATATGGGTCAGACGATTTCACTTTCCATATCTCAATAAATGTGGAAGCTGCTTTCCATTTTTGTCAGCTTTCACATCCTCTCCTAAAGGCTTCTGGATTTGGAAGCATTGTCTTCACTTCCTCTGTTGCTGGAGTTGTATCATTTTCTTGTGGATCCCTTTATGGTCTAGCAAAAG GAGCTCTAAACCAGTTAGCAAGAAATTTGGCATGTGAATGGGCAAAAGACGGCATAAGAGCCAACGCTGTTGCCCCCAATTCTATCAGGACTCCTTTGTCTCAACAA TTTCTTGATGACGTCAGTTTCAAGGAGGCATTGTTCAGTAGAACTCCACTTGGTCGCATTGGAGAACCAAATGAGGTTGCATCACTAGTGGCATTCTTGTGTCTACCTGCGGCTTCCTATATTACTGGTCAAACCATTTGTGTTGATGGAGGCCTCACTGTTAACGGTTTCTCCTATCAACCACATGCTTGA
- the LOC106438347 gene encoding tropinone reductase homolog At2g29310 isoform X1 — translation MDKRWSLQGMTALVTGGASGVGYAIVEELASFGARIHVCDISETFLNQSLSEWEKKGFQVSGSICDVTSRPQRETLIQKVSALFDGKLNILVNNVGVLRGKPTTEYVAEDFTFHISTNLEPAFHFSQLSHPLLKASGYGSIIFISSVAGIVSVDCGSLYGLTKGALNQLTRNLACEWAKDGIRSNAVSPNVIRTPLSQSYLDNVGYKEGLFNRTPLGRAAEPNDVASLVVFLCLPAASYITGQTICVDGGFTVNGFSYQPHA, via the exons ATGGATAAAAGATGGAGTCTTCAAGGTATGACTGCCCTTGTGACCGGTGGAGCCAGCGGAGTTGG GTATGCCATAGTAGAAGAGTTAGCTAGTTTTGGAGCTAGAATCCACGTATGCGACATCTCTGAAACATTTCTCAATCAAAGTTTAAGCGAATGGGAAAAGAAAGGGTTTCAAGTGAGTGGCTCAATCTGTGATGTAACCTCTCGTCCTCAGAGAGAAACGTTAATACAAAAAGTGTCCGCGCTATTCGATGGCAAACTCAACATTCTT GTGAACAATGTGGGCGTACTTCGTGGGAAGCCAACAACAGAATATGTTGCAGAGGATTTCACTTTCCACATCTCAACAAACTTAGAACCTGCTTTCCATTTTTCCCAGCTTTCACATCCTCTTCTAAAGGCTTCAGGCTACGGAAGCATCATCTTCATTTCCTCGGTTGCAGGAATTGTATCAGTTGACTGTGGATCCCTTTATGGTCTAACAAAAG GAGCTTTGAATCAGCTAACTAGAAATTTGGCGTGTGAATGGGCAAAAGATGGTATAAGATCCAACGCTGTTTCGCCTAATGTTATAAGGACTCCTCTGTCCCAATCT TATCTTGACAACGTTGGttacaaggaaggattgttcaatAGAACTCCACTGGGTCGCGCTGCAGAGCCCAATGACGTTGCATCACTAGTGGTATTCTTGTGTCTACCTGCAGCTTCTTATATCACTGGTCAAACCATTTGTGTTGATGGAGGTTTCACTGTTAATGGCTTCTCCTATCAACCACATGCTTGA
- the LOC106438347 gene encoding tropinone reductase homolog At2g29310 isoform X2 — protein MESSRYDCPCDRWSQRSWISRKQYVCGKFRYAIVEELASFGARIHVCDISETFLNQSLSEWEKKGFQVSGSICDVTSRPQRETLIQKVSALFDGKLNILVNNVGVLRGKPTTEYVAEDFTFHISTNLEPAFHFSQLSHPLLKASGYGSIIFISSVAGIVSVDCGSLYGLTKGALNQLTRNLACEWAKDGIRSNAVSPNVIRTPLSQSYLDNVGYKEGLFNRTPLGRAAEPNDVASLVVFLCLPAASYITGQTICVDGGFTVNGFSYQPHA, from the exons ATGGAGTCTTCAAGGTATGACTGCCCTTGTGACCGGTGGAGCCAGCGGAGTTGG atttcaagaaaacaatatgttTGTGGAAAGTTTAGGTATGCCATAGTAGAAGAGTTAGCTAGTTTTGGAGCTAGAATCCACGTATGCGACATCTCTGAAACATTTCTCAATCAAAGTTTAAGCGAATGGGAAAAGAAAGGGTTTCAAGTGAGTGGCTCAATCTGTGATGTAACCTCTCGTCCTCAGAGAGAAACGTTAATACAAAAAGTGTCCGCGCTATTCGATGGCAAACTCAACATTCTT GTGAACAATGTGGGCGTACTTCGTGGGAAGCCAACAACAGAATATGTTGCAGAGGATTTCACTTTCCACATCTCAACAAACTTAGAACCTGCTTTCCATTTTTCCCAGCTTTCACATCCTCTTCTAAAGGCTTCAGGCTACGGAAGCATCATCTTCATTTCCTCGGTTGCAGGAATTGTATCAGTTGACTGTGGATCCCTTTATGGTCTAACAAAAG GAGCTTTGAATCAGCTAACTAGAAATTTGGCGTGTGAATGGGCAAAAGATGGTATAAGATCCAACGCTGTTTCGCCTAATGTTATAAGGACTCCTCTGTCCCAATCT TATCTTGACAACGTTGGttacaaggaaggattgttcaatAGAACTCCACTGGGTCGCGCTGCAGAGCCCAATGACGTTGCATCACTAGTGGTATTCTTGTGTCTACCTGCAGCTTCTTATATCACTGGTCAAACCATTTGTGTTGATGGAGGTTTCACTGTTAATGGCTTCTCCTATCAACCACATGCTTGA
- the LOC106450184 gene encoding probable serine/threonine-protein kinase PBL10 isoform X1 yields the protein MGFVKKVQSKVFLYVNYLFGVCIGASPKYMSSEANDTQSMGSKCSSVSVRTSPRTEGEILQSPNLKCFSFAELKAATRNFRLDSVLGEGGFGCVFKGWIDEESLTASKPGTGMVIAVKRLNIEGWQGHQEWLAEVNYLGRLSHPNLVKLIGYCLEDEHHLLVYEFMPCGSLENHLFRRGSYFEPLSWNIRLKIALGCAKGLAFLHSAETQVIYRDFKTSNILLDSNYNAKLSDFGLAKDGPTGDNSHVSTRVIGTYGYVDPGYLLNGHLTTKSDVYSYGVVLLEMLSGRKVVDNNRPPREQKLVDWAKPLLANKKKVSRVIDNRIRDQISVKEAHKVATQVFRCLDVDKNQRPNMNEIVFHLENIQASREEGGNETEKRMRRRRDSFAQQTGVGGIATAYPRPSASPLFV from the exons ATGGGTTTTGTGAAAAAAGTGCAAtcaaaagtttttttatatgtaaactATTTGTTTGGTGTTTGCATAGGTGCGAGTCCGAAGTATATGAGCTCAGAGGCAAATGATACACAAAGCATGGGAAGCAAATGCTCTTCTGTGTCTGTCAGAACAAGCCCTCGAACCGAAGGAGAGATCTTGCAATCTCCAAACCTAAAATGTTTCAGCTTTGCTGAGCTCAAAGCAGCAACTAGGAATTTCAGACTAGACAGTGTTCTTGGTGAAGGTGGATTCGGTTGTGTCTTTAAAGGATGGATTGATGAGGAATCTCTCACTGCATCTAAACCGGGAACCGGCATGGTTATTGCTGTCAAAAGACTTAACATAGAGGGTTGGCAAGGTCATCAAGAATGGCTG GCGGAAGTGAATTACTTGGGGAGGCTTTCTCATCCTAATCTTGTGAAACTCATCGGTTACTGCTTAGAGGATGAACATCATCTTCTTGTGTATGAGTTCATGCCTTGTGGAAGCTTAGAGAATCATTTATTCAGAA GAGGTTCCTACTTCGAACCGTTATCTTGGAATATTCGGTTGAAAATTGCTCTTGGTTGTGCAAAAGGTCTAGCTTTTCTTCACAGTGCCGAGACGCAAGTCATATACCGCGACTTCAAAACCTCTAATATACTTCTTGATTCG AACTACAATGCTAAGCTATCTGACTTCGGTTTGGCTAAAGACGGTCCAACAGGTGATAATAGCCATGTCTCTACAAGGGTCATAGGTACCTATGGATACGTAGACCCTGGTTACCTTTTGAACG GTCATTTAACAACCAAGAGTGATGTCTATAGCTACGGTGTTGTGCTTTTGGAGATGTTGTCTGGTcgtaaagtagtggacaataaTCGTCCACCGAGAGAGCAAAAACTAGTGGATTGGGCAAAACCATTACTTGCAAACAAGAAGAAGGTTTCACGAGTTATCGATAACCGTATCCGAGACCAAATCTCAGTGAAAGAAGCACATAAAGTAGCTACTCAAGTGTTCAGATGTCTCGACGTTGACAAAAACCAGAGGCCAAACATGAACGAGATTGTTTTTCACCTCGAAAACATCCAAGCTTCGCGTGAAGAAGGAGGAAATGAGACCGAGAAAAGAATGCGTAGGAGAAGAGACAGTTTTGCTCAACAAACCGGTGTGGGCGGGATAGCAACTGCTTATCCACGTCCGTCTGCTTCGCCTCTGTTTGTCTGA
- the LOC106450184 gene encoding probable serine/threonine-protein kinase PBL10 isoform X2, producing the protein MGICMSVQVKAESPSNTGASPKYMSSEANDTQSMGSKCSSVSVRTSPRTEGEILQSPNLKCFSFAELKAATRNFRLDSVLGEGGFGCVFKGWIDEESLTASKPGTGMVIAVKRLNIEGWQGHQEWLAEVNYLGRLSHPNLVKLIGYCLEDEHHLLVYEFMPCGSLENHLFRRGSYFEPLSWNIRLKIALGCAKGLAFLHSAETQVIYRDFKTSNILLDSNYNAKLSDFGLAKDGPTGDNSHVSTRVIGTYGYVDPGYLLNGHLTTKSDVYSYGVVLLEMLSGRKVVDNNRPPREQKLVDWAKPLLANKKKVSRVIDNRIRDQISVKEAHKVATQVFRCLDVDKNQRPNMNEIVFHLENIQASREEGGNETEKRMRRRRDSFAQQTGVGGIATAYPRPSASPLFV; encoded by the exons ATGGGGATTTGCATGAGTGTTCAGGTTAAAGCTGAGAGTCCAAGTAACACAG GTGCGAGTCCGAAGTATATGAGCTCAGAGGCAAATGATACACAAAGCATGGGAAGCAAATGCTCTTCTGTGTCTGTCAGAACAAGCCCTCGAACCGAAGGAGAGATCTTGCAATCTCCAAACCTAAAATGTTTCAGCTTTGCTGAGCTCAAAGCAGCAACTAGGAATTTCAGACTAGACAGTGTTCTTGGTGAAGGTGGATTCGGTTGTGTCTTTAAAGGATGGATTGATGAGGAATCTCTCACTGCATCTAAACCGGGAACCGGCATGGTTATTGCTGTCAAAAGACTTAACATAGAGGGTTGGCAAGGTCATCAAGAATGGCTG GCGGAAGTGAATTACTTGGGGAGGCTTTCTCATCCTAATCTTGTGAAACTCATCGGTTACTGCTTAGAGGATGAACATCATCTTCTTGTGTATGAGTTCATGCCTTGTGGAAGCTTAGAGAATCATTTATTCAGAA GAGGTTCCTACTTCGAACCGTTATCTTGGAATATTCGGTTGAAAATTGCTCTTGGTTGTGCAAAAGGTCTAGCTTTTCTTCACAGTGCCGAGACGCAAGTCATATACCGCGACTTCAAAACCTCTAATATACTTCTTGATTCG AACTACAATGCTAAGCTATCTGACTTCGGTTTGGCTAAAGACGGTCCAACAGGTGATAATAGCCATGTCTCTACAAGGGTCATAGGTACCTATGGATACGTAGACCCTGGTTACCTTTTGAACG GTCATTTAACAACCAAGAGTGATGTCTATAGCTACGGTGTTGTGCTTTTGGAGATGTTGTCTGGTcgtaaagtagtggacaataaTCGTCCACCGAGAGAGCAAAAACTAGTGGATTGGGCAAAACCATTACTTGCAAACAAGAAGAAGGTTTCACGAGTTATCGATAACCGTATCCGAGACCAAATCTCAGTGAAAGAAGCACATAAAGTAGCTACTCAAGTGTTCAGATGTCTCGACGTTGACAAAAACCAGAGGCCAAACATGAACGAGATTGTTTTTCACCTCGAAAACATCCAAGCTTCGCGTGAAGAAGGAGGAAATGAGACCGAGAAAAGAATGCGTAGGAGAAGAGACAGTTTTGCTCAACAAACCGGTGTGGGCGGGATAGCAACTGCTTATCCACGTCCGTCTGCTTCGCCTCTGTTTGTCTGA
- the LOC106443684 gene encoding cyclin-dependent protein kinase inhibitor SMR10, with protein MGFSDAGICHSDQNNLGETEIGLLRVPSIGFSDRSVQVFCPDQDLETKVRELTNCSPEGVKNEEEEELCKTPTRLDQILPNIPNICPPAPRKPKGIQSRSLKVRDSYKSRRMIILNVSREIDCMFHSASLGNKIKKARHI; from the coding sequence ATGGGTTTCTCGGACGCTGGAATTTGTCACTCCGATCAAAACAATCTCGGCGAAACCGAAATAGGGCTCCTTCGTGTACCCTCTATAGGGTTTTCAGACCGAAGCGTTCAAGTATTCTGTCCAGATCAAGATCTTGAAACCAAAGTCCGAGAACTAACTAATTGCTCACCTGAAGGAGTAaagaatgaggaagaagaagaattatGTAAGACTCCAACACGCCTGGACCAGATTCTCCCAAATATTCCAAATATTTGTCCGCCGGCGCCGAGGAAGCCTAAGGGAATCCAGTCAAGAAGCTTGAAGGTTCGAGATTCTTATAAAAGCAGGAGAATGATCATTCTGAATGTTTCTAGAGAGATTGATTGTATGTTTCATTCAGCATCTCTCGGTAACAAAATTAAGAAAGCCAGACATATTTGA
- the LOC106438343 gene encoding putative E3 ubiquitin-protein ligase XBAT31: MGNFPLLLLLHCNPKTPQPPWRFILTPEQSASPVADGVVIPPILHIISLEMGQSMSCGTRPEHGIFASVQCGDIVTVRRVMTSDPSLLHQTTPYDRHSVLHVAAASGQIEILTLLLERFKNPDVLNRHKQTPLMLAAMYGRISSVKKLAEVGANVLMFDSVNRRTCLHYAAYYGHADCVQAILSAARSSPVAVHWGYARFVNIRDDKGATPLHLAARQRRPECVNVLLDSGSLVCANTSLYGSPGSTPLHLAARSGSIDCVRKLLAWGADRLQRDASGRIPYVVAMKHKHGACGALLNPSSAEPLVWPSPLKFISELNEEAKLLLEQALMDANREREETILKGTAYSLPSPSFSDTASDDNMSEMSDSELCCICFEQVCTIEVKDCGHQMCAQCTLALCCHNKPNPTTSTVTPPVCPFCRSVIVRLVVAQNNNNDKSKSQYEVVDREAGDVNSSKLRKHRRSINLGEESSSFMGLSSIGSFGRITGRSSGRIAADNELMNKPIL, from the exons ATGGGAAACttccctcttcttcttcttctccattgcAATCCCAAGACGCCCCAACCACCGTGGCGCTTTATTCTCACGCCTGAGCAGAGCGCTTCACCGGTGGCAGACGGTGTCGTGATTCCTCCTATCCTCCACATCATCTCTCTAGAGATGGGGCAGAGCATGAGCTGTGGAACTAGACCGGAGCACGGCATATTCGCCTCCGTGCAGTGCGGCGACATCGTCACTGTGCGTCGAGTGATGACTTCGGATCCGAGTCTGTTGCATCAGACCACTCCTTATGATCGCCACTCCGTTCTTCACGTCGCCGCTGCTAGTGGCCAGATCGAG ATTTTGACCTTGCTTCTGGAACGATTTAAGAATCCAGATGTGTTGAATCGTCACAAGCAG ACTCCGTTAATGCTGGCTGCTATGTATGGAAGGATCTCTTCCGTGAAGAAGCTCGCTGAAGTTGGAGCTAAT GTTTTGATGTTTGATTCTGTCAATAGAAGAACATGCTTGCACTACGCAGCTTACTATGGACACGCTGATTGCGTTCAAGCCATTCTCTCTGCTGCTCGATCCAGTCCCGTTGCTGTTCATTG GGGATATGCGCGCTTTGTGAATATTAGAGATGACAAAGGAGCGACACCGTTGCATCTAGCTGCCAGGCAAAGACGGCCTGAATGTGTGAATGTTCTCTTGGATAGTGGTTCTCTTGTTTGTGCTAATACTAGCCTATACGG GTCTCCAGGGAGCACACCTCTTCATTTGGCAGCAAGAAGCGGGTCTATCGATTGTGTCAGAAAATTGCTTGCTTGGGGTGCTGACCGTCTTCAAAGAGACGCTTCTGG gagGATACCCTATGTTGTTGCCATGAAACACAAGCACGGAGCATGTGGAGCGTTGCTTAACCCGTCTTCTGCAGAGCCACTGGTCTGGCCATCTCCGTTAAAGTTCATCAGCGAGCTTAATGAGGAGGCAAAACTGCTCTTAGAACAGGCACTGATGGATgctaacagagagagagaggaaaccATTCTCAAAGGAACTGCTTACTCCTTACCATCACCATCTTTCTCTGACACCGCCTCGGATGATAACATGTCTGAG ATGAGTGACTCGGAACTCTGTTGCATTTGCTTTGAGCAAGTATGCACTATTGAAGTCAAAGACTGTGGTCACCAAATGTGTGCGCAATGCACACTTGCACTGTGCTGTCACAACAAACCTAACCCAACGACCTCAACCGTGACACCACCGGTGTGCCCGTTCTGTAGAAGTGTCATCGTACGGTTAGTCGTCGCCCAGAACAACAACAACGACAAGAGCAAGAGCCAATATGAAGTTGTTGATCGTGAGGCAGGTGATGTAAACTCCTCAAAACTCAGAAAGCATAGAAGATCGATAAACCTTGGCGAAGAAAGCAGCAGTTTCATGGGTCTTTCAAGCATTGGATCCTTCGGAAGGATAACCGGCCGTAGCTCGGGAAGGATCGCAGCCGACAACGAGCTGATGAACAAACCCATTTTGTGA